In Heliangelus exortis chromosome Z, bHelExo1.hap1, whole genome shotgun sequence, a genomic segment contains:
- the LOC139790229 gene encoding transcription factor JunD-like, producing the protein MSGGRSGRSAVKMEAPFYPEEGLELLPDFVPLPAFGTAGGPAAEASAAGQKLLLGAGKKRDLAAAAPAPLSGPFALRPPAGARGTAAALRMLPPPAAAPPPPPAGSEPAGGGGAAAARGGPEAALGSAAELPLLKLPPAADLEQLLIQGGAGLGSGSPGPAAAGSGGAAAAGPFLYRQPVTQEQEGFADGFVKALADLHKQNQLLAPPPPLSTPGPCCTARPGPPGAAADPPAVYTNLSGFNPAGPLSPSGSAYSAASAPPPPPGLAFGAAGLGSGRLPPARPLEEPQTVPEVPPSAGGEGGSSATTPPSLSPLDAESQERLKAERKRLRNRIAASKCRRRKLERIARLEEKVKALKGQNAELAATANLLRAQVTQLQGRVRSHLSSGCHINAAGHPPPVAAAGVPGQPREPAPEAAGAPETSAC; encoded by the coding sequence ATGAGTGGCGGGCGCAGCGGGAGATCCGCCGTGAAGATGGAGGCGCCGTTTTACCCCGAGGAAGGACTGGAGCTGCTGCCCGACTTCGTGCCACTGCCGGCGTTCGGCACCGCCGGCGGACCCGCAGCCGAGGCATCGGCGGCggggcagaagctgctgctgggcgCCGGGAAGAAGCGGGACCTGGCGGCTGCCGCCCCCGCGCCGCTGTCGGGGCCCTTCGCCCTTCGCCCGCCCGCCGGTGCCCGCGGCACAGCGGCGGCACTCCGTATGCTACCGCcacccgccgccgccccgccgccgccgcccgccggCTCCGAGccggcgggcggcggcggggcggcggcggcccgTGGTGGCCCGGAGGCCGCGCTAGGCTCGGCTGCGGAGCTGCCACTGCTGAAACTACCGCCGGCCGCCGACCTGGAACAACTGCTGATCCAAGGGGGCGCGGGGCTGGGGTCCGGCAGCCCGGGGCCGGCGGCagcggggagcggcggggcagcggcggcggggccgTTTCTCTACCGGCAGCCGGTGACGCAGGAGCAGGAGGGTTTCGCCGACGGTTTCGTTAAGGCCCTGGCCGACCTGCACAAGCAGAACCAGCTGCtggcgccgccgccgcctctcTCCACGCCGGGACCGTGCTGCACCGCCCGCCCGGGGCCGCCGGGAGCCGCCGCCGACCCGCCGGCCGTCTACACCAACTTGAGCGGCTTCAACCCCGCGGGCCCGCTGAGCCCCTCGGGCAGCGCCTACTCCGCCGCctccgccccgccgccgccgccgggccTGGCCTTCGGGGCGGCGGGTCTGGGGAGCGGCCGGCTGCCACCGGCGAGGCCCCTGGAGGAGCCGCAGACCGTGCCCGAGGTCCCGCCGTCGGCAGGCGGGGAGGGCGGCAGCAGCGCGACGACGCCGCCGTCACTGTCGCCGCTGGACGCGGAGAGCCAGGAGCGGCTGAAGGCGGAGCGCAAGCGGCTGCGGAATCGCATCGCCGCCTCCAAGTGCCGCCGGCGGAAGCTGGAGCGCATCGCCCGGCTGGAAGAGAAGGTGAAGGCGCTGAAGGGGCAGAACGCCGAGCTGGCCGCCACCGCTAACCTCCTCCGCGCCCAGGTCACCCAGCTGCAGGGCCGCGTCCGCAGCCACCTTTCCTCCGGCTGCCACATCAACGCCGCCGGGCATCCTCCCCCCGTTGCCGCCGCCGGCGTCCCCGGTCAGCCTCGGGAGCCGGCCCCCGAGGCGGCCGGCGCTCCCGAGACCAGCGCCTGCTAA